In Sandaracinaceae bacterium, the following proteins share a genomic window:
- a CDS encoding TlpA family protein disulfide reductase, which translates to MRRTLAACAIVAFSAASVFFPLGPQTALALRGGQRAPEIGLTDLAGQRVDLASLRGKVVLVDFWASWCGPCREELPVLERFYQTYRERGLVVVGVNVDQDVANMTRFLQRQPLTFPVVHDAQHAVAERYGPTTMPSSYLIDRAGVVHSVHRGFRAADAAPLEAEIRALLEAQ; encoded by the coding sequence ATGCGACGCACCCTCGCGGCTTGTGCGATCGTGGCCTTCTCGGCGGCTTCGGTCTTTTTCCCCCTCGGACCACAGACGGCCCTCGCGCTGCGCGGCGGGCAGCGCGCCCCCGAGATCGGCCTGACCGACCTCGCCGGGCAGCGCGTGGACCTCGCCAGCCTGCGGGGCAAGGTGGTGCTGGTGGACTTCTGGGCCTCCTGGTGCGGGCCCTGCCGCGAAGAGTTGCCGGTGCTCGAGCGCTTCTACCAGACCTACCGCGAGCGAGGCCTGGTCGTGGTCGGCGTCAACGTCGATCAGGACGTGGCCAACATGACGCGTTTCCTGCAGCGGCAGCCGCTCACGTTCCCGGTCGTGCACGACGCGCAGCACGCGGTGGCCGAGCGCTATGGCCCCACCACCATGCCGTCGTCCTACCTCATCGATCGCGCCGGCGTGGTGCACAGCGTCCATCGCGGCTTTCGCGCAGCGGACGCGGCGCCCCTGGAGGCCGAGATTCGCGCTCTCCTCGAAGCGCAGTGA
- a CDS encoding proteasome-type protease, with protein MTYCVGLRMNRGLVFMSDTRTNAGVDNISVFRKMFTWTTEGERVITLLTAGNLATTQALVSLLDERAKAPAERNPTILGAPSMFQVARIVGETLREIISDASGGGQRADSTFSATVIVGGQIGDTEPRLFMVYPEGNFLEASNDTPFFQIGETKYGRPILIRAYDPAMSFEDAIKLLLVSFDSTIKANLSVGMPLDVQVYERDTLRVERQLRIGRDAPYFQTISRGWGEALKQAFLSLPNYEFPEMDGPPDLGH; from the coding sequence ATGACTTACTGCGTTGGGCTCCGTATGAACCGCGGGCTCGTCTTCATGTCGGACACCCGCACGAACGCCGGCGTGGACAACATCTCGGTGTTCCGCAAGATGTTCACGTGGACCACGGAGGGAGAGCGCGTCATCACGCTGCTCACAGCGGGCAACCTCGCGACCACGCAGGCGCTGGTGAGCCTCCTGGACGAGCGCGCCAAGGCCCCGGCGGAGCGAAACCCCACCATCCTCGGCGCGCCCTCCATGTTCCAGGTGGCCCGCATCGTCGGGGAGACCCTGCGTGAGATCATCAGCGACGCGAGCGGCGGCGGGCAGCGGGCCGACTCGACCTTCTCCGCCACCGTGATCGTGGGCGGACAGATCGGCGACACCGAGCCGCGCCTCTTCATGGTCTACCCCGAGGGCAATTTCCTGGAGGCGTCGAACGACACCCCGTTCTTCCAGATCGGCGAGACCAAGTATGGGCGGCCGATCCTGATCCGCGCCTACGACCCCGCCATGAGCTTCGAGGACGCGATCAAGCTGCTGCTGGTCTCGTTCGACTCGACCATCAAGGCCAACCTCTCCGTGGGGATGCCTCTCGACGTGCAGGTCTACGAGCGCGACACGCTGCGGGTCGAGCGCCAGCTGCGCATCGGCCGAGACGCTCCCTACTTCCAGACGATCTCCCGAGGGTGGGGCGAGGCGCTGAAGCAGGCGTTCTTGTCACTGCCGAACTACGAGTTCCCCGAGATGGACGGGCCCCCGGACCTGGGGCACTGA
- a CDS encoding circularly permuted type 2 ATP-grasp protein — MDAAPGFDEMLGGGDAVRAPYEGYKAWFDGEENARLLQRSLDAEAMFRRTGITFNVYGDEDAAERLIPFDIIPRIIADREWSRLSRGIEQRVRAINAFLHDIYHRQEILRAGRIPARLIQQNDAFLPEMVGATPPANVYTHIVGVDIVRTGEDEFFVLEDNARTPSGVSYMLENRETMLRMFPELFARQKVRPVGDYPKHLRRSLAACAPAGCKGRPVVAVLTPGIHNSAYFEHSFLADQMGAELVEGHDLRVVDGRVAMRTTRGYQPIDVLYRRVDDAFLDPLTFRADSVIGVSGIMDVYRAGGITIANAPGTGIADDKAIYSYMPDIVEFYTGEQAILKNVPTWRCSEPQSLTYVLEHLAELVVKEVHGSGGYGMLVGPAASRKELASFGAKLRANPGNYIAQPTLSLSTVPILKRSGLAPRHVDLRPFVLMSPNKIYITPGGLTRVALKKGSLVVNSSQGGGTKDTWVLEE; from the coding sequence ATGGACGCAGCGCCAGGGTTCGACGAAATGCTCGGTGGAGGGGACGCGGTGCGCGCGCCGTACGAAGGCTACAAGGCCTGGTTCGACGGGGAGGAGAACGCGCGTCTGCTCCAGCGCTCGCTCGACGCGGAGGCCATGTTCCGGCGGACCGGAATCACCTTTAATGTGTACGGTGACGAGGATGCTGCGGAGCGCCTCATCCCGTTTGACATCATCCCGCGCATCATCGCCGACCGTGAGTGGAGCCGCCTCTCGCGTGGCATCGAGCAGCGCGTGCGCGCCATCAACGCGTTCCTGCACGACATCTATCATCGCCAGGAGATCCTCCGGGCGGGGCGCATCCCAGCGCGCCTCATCCAGCAGAACGACGCGTTCCTGCCGGAGATGGTGGGCGCCACGCCCCCGGCGAACGTCTACACGCACATCGTCGGCGTCGACATCGTGCGCACGGGCGAGGACGAGTTCTTCGTGCTCGAGGACAACGCCCGCACGCCCTCGGGCGTGTCCTACATGCTCGAGAACCGCGAGACGATGCTGCGGATGTTCCCGGAGCTCTTCGCGCGGCAGAAGGTGCGTCCGGTGGGAGACTACCCCAAGCACCTGCGACGCTCGTTGGCGGCCTGCGCGCCGGCCGGCTGCAAGGGGCGGCCTGTGGTCGCGGTGCTCACGCCGGGCATTCACAACTCGGCCTACTTCGAGCATTCGTTCCTGGCGGACCAGATGGGCGCGGAGCTCGTCGAGGGGCACGACCTGCGCGTCGTCGACGGACGCGTCGCCATGCGCACCACGCGCGGTTACCAGCCCATCGACGTCCTCTACAGGCGCGTGGACGACGCCTTCCTGGATCCGCTCACCTTCCGCGCCGACTCGGTCATCGGCGTGTCGGGCATCATGGACGTGTATCGGGCTGGCGGCATCACCATCGCGAACGCGCCAGGCACCGGCATCGCCGACGACAAGGCCATCTACTCCTACATGCCGGACATCGTCGAGTTCTACACGGGCGAACAAGCCATCCTCAAGAACGTGCCCACCTGGCGCTGCTCGGAGCCCCAGTCGCTCACGTACGTGCTCGAGCACCTCGCCGAGCTGGTGGTCAAGGAAGTGCACGGCTCGGGTGGCTACGGCATGCTCGTCGGCCCCGCGGCCAGCCGCAAGGAGCTCGCGTCTTTCGGCGCGAAGCTGCGCGCCAACCCGGGGAACTACATCGCGCAGCCCACGCTGTCGCTCTCGACGGTGCCCATCCTCAAGCGCTCGGGTCTCGCGCCGAGGCACGTCGACTTGCGCCCCTTCGTCCTCATGTCGCCGAACAAGATCTACATCACCCCGGGCGGGCTCACGCGCGTCGCGCTCAAGAAGGGCTCGCTGGTCGTGAACTCGAGCCAGGGCGGCGGGACCAAAGACACCTGGGTGCTGGAGGAATAG
- the carB gene encoding carbamoyl-phosphate synthase large subunit has product MPRRDDIKKILLIGSGPIVIGQACEFDYSGTQGAKALMEEGYEVILVNSNPATIMTDPEFATRTYIEPLVPSVLEAIIVREKPDALLPTLGGQTALNLALELDDLGILKKHGVELIGAKTEAIRKGEERDLFKQAMAKIGVECARAWTAKTYEQAVAAVEQLGFPVVLRPSLTMGGTGGGIAYNREEFDRAIHWAFQMSPVHECLIEESLLGWKEFELEVIRDTADNFIVVCTIENFDPMGVHTGDSITVAPAMTLTDREYQRMRNAGRDIIREIGVETGGSNIQFALNPADGRLIVIEMNPRVSRSSALASKATGYPIAKIAAKLAVGYRLDELRNDITGTSAAFEPTIDYVVTKVPRFAFEKFAGADPRLTTQMKSVGEAMSVGKTFKESLQKATRSLETGHDGLDSMIGKLDYRDLAAELRELANAGEARSANPNAVRDELPPATEDELREAILEVIRTPLGERLWYVADAMRVGLTLDAIHAATKIDIWFLQQLREIIDGEEAITASAGTEVGADTWAAWKTLGFTDSRIAALRGEATPDVREKRKAAGARPVFARVDTCAAEFASLTPYLYSTYGRDSEAAPTTQRKIMILGGGPNRIGQGIEFDYCCVHASFALKSVGCETIMVNCNPETVSTDYDTSDRLYFEPLTFEDVMHIIEEEKPDGVIVQFGGQTPLKLAVPLSKAGVPILGTSADAIDRAEDRERFEELLTKLNLKRPEGGIATGMQEAFDVAERIGYPVVVRPSYVLGGRAMEICHSPTELRRYFQVALEAVRDADTQTILVDRFLRDAIEVDVDAVCDGKRVVIGGVMQHIEEAGVHSGDSSQVLPAHSLPADVLAVIRASTSALALEIGVVGLMNVQFAVQGTEVYIIEVNPRASRTVPFISKAIGVPLAQVAAKVMAGATLDELGFTREIVPEYVAVKESVFPFVKFPGVDTILTPEMRSTGEVMGIAKTFPEAFLKALMSAKTVLPDAGKVFISVRDADKAAASKLARQLVDLGFEVLATAGTREVLTRDGVPSELVAKVGEARPNGVDRLRNGEIAMVFNTTEGAQAIRDSRSLRRQTLMSEVPYFTTLAAASAVVTAIAARRTTPITVRSIQEYHEQTAPRAKTLVPPAG; this is encoded by the coding sequence ATGCCGCGCCGCGACGACATCAAGAAGATCCTCCTCATTGGCTCCGGCCCGATCGTCATCGGCCAGGCCTGTGAGTTCGACTACTCCGGGACCCAGGGCGCCAAGGCGCTCATGGAGGAGGGCTACGAGGTCATCCTGGTGAACTCGAACCCGGCCACCATCATGACGGACCCCGAGTTCGCGACGCGCACGTACATCGAGCCGCTCGTGCCCTCCGTCCTCGAGGCCATCATCGTGCGCGAGAAGCCCGACGCGCTGCTGCCCACGTTGGGTGGCCAGACCGCGCTCAACCTCGCGCTCGAGCTGGACGACCTCGGCATCCTGAAGAAGCACGGCGTGGAGCTGATCGGCGCCAAGACCGAGGCCATCCGCAAGGGTGAGGAGCGCGACCTGTTCAAGCAGGCCATGGCCAAGATCGGCGTGGAGTGCGCGCGCGCCTGGACCGCCAAGACCTACGAGCAGGCGGTCGCGGCCGTCGAGCAGCTCGGCTTCCCGGTCGTCCTGCGCCCCTCGCTCACCATGGGCGGCACCGGCGGCGGCATCGCGTACAACCGCGAGGAGTTCGACCGCGCCATCCACTGGGCGTTCCAGATGAGCCCCGTGCACGAGTGCCTCATCGAGGAGAGCCTGCTGGGCTGGAAGGAGTTCGAGCTCGAGGTCATCCGCGACACGGCCGACAACTTCATCGTCGTGTGCACCATCGAGAACTTCGACCCGATGGGCGTCCACACGGGCGACTCCATCACCGTGGCTCCCGCCATGACGCTGACCGACCGCGAGTACCAGCGCATGCGCAACGCGGGGCGCGACATCATCCGCGAGATCGGGGTCGAGACGGGCGGCAGCAACATCCAGTTCGCGCTGAACCCGGCCGACGGGCGCCTGATCGTGATCGAGATGAACCCGCGCGTGTCGCGCAGCTCGGCGCTGGCCTCGAAGGCCACCGGCTACCCCATCGCGAAGATCGCCGCCAAGCTGGCCGTGGGCTACCGCTTGGACGAGCTGCGCAACGACATCACGGGCACCAGCGCCGCGTTCGAGCCCACCATCGACTACGTCGTCACCAAGGTGCCGCGCTTCGCGTTCGAGAAGTTCGCGGGGGCCGACCCGCGCCTCACCACGCAGATGAAGTCGGTGGGCGAGGCCATGTCGGTGGGCAAGACCTTCAAGGAGTCGCTCCAGAAGGCCACGCGCTCGCTCGAGACCGGTCACGATGGCCTCGACTCGATGATCGGCAAGCTGGACTACCGCGACCTGGCCGCGGAGCTACGCGAGCTGGCCAACGCGGGTGAGGCCCGCAGCGCGAACCCGAACGCCGTCCGCGACGAGCTGCCTCCGGCGACCGAGGACGAGCTGCGCGAGGCGATCCTCGAGGTCATTCGCACGCCCCTCGGCGAGCGCCTCTGGTACGTGGCCGACGCGATGCGCGTGGGGCTGACCCTCGACGCGATCCACGCGGCCACCAAGATCGACATCTGGTTCCTGCAGCAGCTGCGGGAGATCATCGACGGCGAGGAGGCCATCACGGCCAGCGCCGGCACCGAGGTTGGCGCGGACACCTGGGCCGCCTGGAAGACCCTCGGCTTCACCGACTCGCGCATCGCGGCGCTGCGTGGCGAGGCCACGCCGGACGTGCGTGAGAAGCGCAAGGCCGCCGGCGCTCGCCCGGTGTTCGCGCGCGTCGACACCTGCGCGGCCGAGTTCGCGTCGCTCACGCCCTACCTGTACTCCACGTACGGGCGTGACTCGGAGGCCGCGCCGACCACGCAGCGCAAGATCATGATCCTCGGTGGCGGACCCAACCGCATCGGGCAGGGCATCGAGTTCGACTACTGCTGCGTGCACGCGTCGTTCGCGCTGAAGTCCGTCGGCTGCGAGACCATCATGGTCAACTGCAACCCCGAGACGGTCTCGACCGACTACGACACCTCCGACCGCCTCTACTTCGAGCCGCTCACGTTCGAGGACGTGATGCACATCATCGAAGAGGAGAAGCCCGACGGGGTCATCGTGCAGTTCGGCGGCCAGACGCCGCTCAAGCTCGCCGTGCCTCTCTCGAAGGCGGGCGTGCCCATCCTCGGCACCTCGGCGGACGCCATCGACCGGGCCGAGGATCGCGAGCGCTTCGAGGAGCTGCTCACCAAGCTCAACCTGAAGCGCCCCGAGGGCGGCATCGCGACCGGCATGCAGGAGGCCTTCGACGTGGCCGAGCGCATCGGCTACCCGGTCGTGGTGCGCCCCAGCTACGTGCTCGGCGGCCGCGCCATGGAGATCTGCCACTCGCCCACCGAGCTGCGGCGCTACTTCCAGGTGGCCCTCGAGGCGGTGCGCGACGCTGACACCCAGACCATCCTGGTGGACCGCTTCCTGCGCGACGCCATCGAGGTGGACGTCGACGCGGTGTGCGACGGCAAGCGCGTCGTCATCGGCGGTGTGATGCAGCACATCGAAGAGGCCGGCGTGCACTCCGGCGACTCGTCGCAGGTGCTGCCCGCACACTCGCTCCCGGCGGACGTGCTCGCGGTCATCCGCGCGTCCACCAGCGCCCTCGCGCTCGAGATCGGCGTGGTCGGCCTGATGAACGTGCAGTTCGCCGTGCAGGGAACGGAGGTCTACATCATCGAGGTCAACCCGCGCGCGTCGCGCACCGTGCCCTTCATCTCGAAGGCCATCGGCGTGCCCCTCGCGCAGGTGGCCGCCAAGGTCATGGCCGGGGCCACGCTGGACGAGCTGGGCTTCACCCGCGAGATCGTGCCCGAGTACGTGGCCGTCAAGGAGTCGGTCTTCCCGTTCGTGAAGTTCCCAGGCGTGGACACCATCCTCACCCCCGAGATGCGCAGCACGGGCGAGGTCATGGGCATCGCCAAGACCTTCCCCGAGGCCTTCCTGAAGGCGCTCATGAGCGCGAAGACCGTGCTCCCCGACGCCGGCAAGGTGTTCATCAGCGTGCGCGATGCCGACAAGGCCGCCGCCAGCAAGCTGGCGCGTCAGCTGGTGGACCTGGGCTTCGAGGTGCTCGCCACCGCGGGCACGCGTGAGGTGCTGACCCGGGACGGTGTGCCCTCCGAGCTGGTCGCCAAGGTGGGCGAGGCCCGGCCGAACGGCGTGGACCGCCTGCGCAACGGTGAGATCGCGATGGTGTTCAACACCACCGAGGGCGCCCAGGCCATCCGGGACAGCCGCTCGCTGCGTCGCCAGACGCTCATGAGCGAGGTGCCGTACTTCACCACCCTCGCCGCGGCGAGCGCCGTGGTGACCGCCATCGCGGCCCGGCGCACCACCCCCATCACGGTGCGCTCCATTCAGGAGTACCACGAGCAGACGGCGCCTCGGGCCAAGACCCTGGTGCCCCCGGCGGGCTGA
- a CDS encoding thioredoxin domain-containing protein: protein MQWSKQGSHASNHESSLGRGGRRWLVRLADVAVVAALLAMAGCGSESDASATEARPVTPAAGPDRAPATPVQELAGVDISELDGAARRVWWSQVSDLTSPCGEPVSVAECITTNVACRSCVPAARYLARLAAGGLERDELREHFRVRYGADTRVEIDLDDAPVRGAVMAPVTIVEFSDFECPFCSRAHRPLGRAVEEFPGQVRLVFRHYPLSMHQHAAAAAVAAEAAGAQGKFWEMHDLLFENQTNLEPTDIARYAQSLGLDMDRFRADFEDEALRARVDRSRAEGQRIGVNSTPTIYVNNRELPPAQLDELIDYLREEIAAR from the coding sequence ATGCAGTGGTCGAAACAAGGGTCGCACGCGTCGAATCACGAGAGCTCGTTGGGGCGAGGAGGGCGCCGATGGCTCGTCCGCCTCGCGGACGTCGCAGTCGTCGCGGCGCTGCTGGCCATGGCGGGGTGCGGAAGCGAGAGCGACGCGAGCGCCACGGAGGCCCGGCCAGTCACTCCAGCGGCCGGACCCGACCGGGCACCTGCGACGCCAGTGCAAGAGCTCGCAGGGGTCGACATCTCCGAGCTGGATGGTGCGGCGCGCCGGGTCTGGTGGTCGCAGGTCAGCGACCTCACCTCGCCCTGTGGCGAGCCCGTGAGCGTCGCCGAGTGCATCACCACCAACGTGGCGTGTCGCTCGTGCGTGCCCGCTGCGCGCTACCTCGCGCGCCTCGCCGCCGGGGGCCTCGAGCGCGACGAGCTGCGGGAGCACTTCCGCGTGCGCTACGGGGCCGACACGCGCGTCGAGATCGACCTCGACGATGCGCCCGTGCGGGGCGCCGTCATGGCGCCTGTGACCATCGTGGAGTTCAGCGACTTCGAGTGCCCGTTCTGTTCGCGAGCTCACCGGCCGCTCGGTCGTGCCGTCGAGGAGTTCCCCGGTCAGGTGCGCCTGGTGTTCCGGCACTATCCCCTCTCCATGCATCAGCATGCGGCCGCCGCCGCCGTGGCGGCCGAAGCCGCTGGCGCGCAGGGCAAGTTCTGGGAGATGCACGACCTGCTCTTCGAGAACCAGACGAACCTCGAGCCCACCGACATCGCCCGCTACGCGCAGTCGCTCGGGCTCGACATGGACCGCTTCCGCGCCGACTTCGAGGACGAGGCCCTGCGCGCGCGGGTGGACCGCTCGCGGGCCGAGGGACAGCGCATCGGCGTGAACAGCACGCCCACCATCTACGTGAACAACCGCGAGCTCCCCCCCGCTCAGCTGGACGAGCTGATCGACTATCTGCGCGAGGAGATCGCGGCGCGATGA
- a CDS encoding alpha-E domain-containing protein has product MLGKTAGGLFWMFRYLERAENTARLVDAGLRIALTRSSAEEDEWASIVATSGVRDAYLERHQAYDADSVVDFLLRDRENPSSVLSTMEGARTNARLVRTALTREVWEATNEGWMTLRDLLSQRPASRDLPRILDVIRQQTALVRGTMHGTMLRNDIYDFARIGTYLERADNTARILDVKYYVLLPSAAQVGSSLDNVQWETILRCVSAQRAYHWLNQGDVNPQSIADFLILDRRMPRSLAFCYDRLADNLGLLADEYQQEFASLTAAQHTRKKLKGQRIEAIIEAGLHEFIERFIELNNALGLQIEHDFRFYE; this is encoded by the coding sequence ATGCTTGGCAAGACAGCTGGAGGCTTGTTCTGGATGTTCCGCTACTTGGAACGCGCCGAGAACACAGCGCGCCTGGTCGACGCAGGCCTGCGCATCGCGCTCACCCGCTCCTCCGCGGAGGAGGACGAGTGGGCGTCCATCGTGGCCACCTCGGGGGTGCGCGACGCCTATCTCGAGCGCCACCAGGCCTATGACGCGGACAGCGTGGTGGATTTCCTGCTTCGCGACCGCGAGAACCCCTCGAGCGTGCTGTCCACCATGGAGGGCGCGCGCACCAACGCGCGGCTGGTGCGTACGGCGTTGACGCGCGAGGTCTGGGAGGCCACGAACGAGGGTTGGATGACCCTGCGTGACCTGCTGTCGCAGCGCCCGGCCAGCCGCGACCTGCCGCGCATCCTCGACGTCATCCGGCAGCAGACCGCCCTGGTGCGCGGGACCATGCACGGCACCATGCTGCGCAACGACATCTACGACTTCGCGCGCATCGGCACCTACCTCGAGAGGGCGGATAACACCGCGCGCATCCTCGACGTGAAGTACTACGTGCTCCTGCCGTCCGCCGCGCAGGTCGGCTCGTCGCTGGACAACGTGCAGTGGGAGACCATCCTCCGCTGTGTTTCGGCGCAGCGTGCGTACCACTGGCTCAACCAGGGCGACGTGAACCCTCAGAGCATCGCCGACTTCCTCATCCTCGACCGGCGCATGCCGCGCTCCCTCGCGTTCTGCTACGACCGCCTGGCGGACAACCTCGGCCTGCTCGCCGACGAGTACCAGCAGGAGTTCGCGAGCCTCACCGCGGCACAACACACCCGCAAGAAGCTCAAGGGTCAGCGCATCGAGGCCATCATCGAGGCCGGCCTGCACGAGTTCATCGAGCGCTTCATCGAGCTCAACAACGCCCTCGGGCTGCAGATCGAGCACGACTTCCGCTTCTACGAGTAA
- a CDS encoding NifU family protein, whose amino-acid sequence MKERVQAAVDQVLRPLLEADGGGVELLDVSPKRVSLRLSGKAAYSVGGRYIRTLVIEPLLRKATGVPTLEVLLEDEVSRPRSMEMDASEVMREIEEQEARDRAQQS is encoded by the coding sequence ATGAAGGAGCGTGTTCAGGCTGCCGTCGATCAGGTGCTGCGTCCGCTCCTCGAAGCGGACGGCGGCGGCGTCGAGCTGCTCGACGTGTCACCCAAGCGCGTCAGCCTGCGCCTGAGCGGTAAGGCGGCCTACAGCGTAGGAGGCCGCTACATCCGTACGCTGGTCATCGAGCCCTTGCTGCGGAAGGCCACCGGCGTGCCCACGCTCGAGGTGCTGCTCGAGGACGAGGTCTCGCGGCCGCGCTCCATGGAGATGGACGCCAGTGAGGTGATGCGCGAGATCGAGGAACAGGAAGCGCGCGACCGCGCTCAGCAGTCCTGA
- a CDS encoding transglutaminase family protein: MRLTISHTTLYTYDAPVRYGLSRLRLTPGSDATQTVLSWKTEVEGGQKQVSYFDHFHNKVELVSLLPEAHEIRVRSEGQVDTRDCAGVAGEHAGFAPLWLFCRETDLTAPGAQVSDLARSLGDTRKDPLSSLHALSRAIGERVAYHKGATTAASSVEDVLAAGKGVCQDHAHVFVSAARVLGLPARYVSGYLMMDEQVDQDATHAWGEAYVQGLGWVGFDVSNEVCPDERYVRVATGLDYQDAAPISGLRVGSASESMVVAVQVSEQ; the protein is encoded by the coding sequence ATGCGCCTCACCATCTCCCACACCACGCTGTACACGTACGACGCGCCCGTCCGCTACGGGCTCTCGCGCCTGCGCCTCACGCCAGGGAGCGACGCCACGCAGACCGTGCTGTCCTGGAAGACGGAGGTCGAGGGTGGGCAGAAGCAGGTCAGCTACTTCGACCACTTCCACAACAAGGTCGAGCTCGTCAGCCTACTGCCCGAAGCGCACGAGATTCGTGTGCGCAGCGAGGGGCAAGTCGACACCCGTGACTGCGCCGGAGTCGCTGGGGAGCACGCGGGCTTCGCGCCGCTGTGGCTCTTCTGTCGCGAGACGGACCTCACCGCCCCAGGGGCGCAGGTGTCGGACCTGGCCCGCTCCCTCGGCGACACGCGCAAGGACCCGCTGTCGTCGCTGCACGCGCTCTCGAGGGCCATCGGCGAGCGGGTCGCGTACCACAAGGGCGCGACGACGGCGGCCTCGTCCGTGGAGGACGTCCTGGCCGCAGGGAAGGGGGTTTGCCAGGACCACGCGCACGTCTTCGTCAGCGCGGCGCGCGTCCTCGGGTTGCCCGCGAGGTACGTCAGCGGCTACCTGATGATGGACGAGCAGGTGGACCAGGACGCCACGCACGCCTGGGGTGAGGCGTACGTCCAGGGGCTCGGGTGGGTCGGCTTCGACGTGTCCAACGAGGTCTGCCCGGACGAGCGCTACGTGCGGGTCGCGACGGGGCTCGACTACCAAGACGCCGCGCCCATCTCCGGGCTGCGCGTGGGGAGCGCTTCGGAGTCCATGGTCGTGGCCGTTCAGGTCAGCGAACAGTAG